CGCGCCGCCCCACGTCGGGGAGTTCGCCCAGCGCGGCGGCGGTACCGATGAGGTCGGGCTCTTCGACATCGCCGTGGCTGACCTTGTAGAGGTAGAACCCGAACCAGGCCAGCAGCGCGAGCCCCAGCCCCAGGTGGATCTGCCCGCTTGCCGGGATGATGAACGCGACCAGGCCAGCGATGAGCAGAAACCCCAGTTCGACGCGATTGGCTGGCTGCAGCGCCAACCCGGCGGCCTTGCCCGCCCCGGACCTGCGCGCCGCCACCACACCGACCAGCACGACCACCGGCCAGCCCAGGCCCATCAGCAACCGGTTGGATCCGGTCATGTTGGCCGCGGCGTATTGCGTGTAGTCGGCGTTGTGGCCGGACACGTACGCGTAGTAGAGGTCGACCGCGTACTCCGGGAGGACGGCGACCAGCGCAAGGACCGCAATGGCGACCCCGCCGGAGACATCGATTTGCGCGGCCTCTGCGGCCCACGCCAGCAGGAAGCTGGCCGCGACGACGGCGGCACCGAACACCAGCAGGGCGGCGACCGGGTCCGGACGCAACCCGAGGAGCCGGACCACGACGGCCGGCACGATGAAGACCGCCGTGATCAGCGCCGACCGGGTCAGGGTGCGCGTGCCGGCGTGTGTCTTGGTCGAGGCGGCGGCAGCGGGCCTGTCGGTGATCATCGTCATCCTTCGGTTTGGGGGAGAGGTGCCGCTCGCCGGATCGATCTGCCTACCCAAGCTACCCCGCGACCGCCCATCCCAGCAACGCACGCCGCTGGCGCCGCACCGGCGTGTCGGAGTCCTTTCTTTGCTGGCCAGGGCGCTGCTAATGCCGAAGTTAGGCTGCCCTGATTCTAAAGTTGGGCAAACCTTCCGCCGTCGACGGTCCGGGCCCCCGGATTCCGGCATTGGTCGCGACGTCGGCGCGATCGCAAACCCTGCGGCGCCGTCTGGCCGCACGCGACCCCGGTCCACGCCGGGCGGCGGTCGCCGGGACCCGCACCGTTCATTTTCTCGAGTTGTCGACGTTCATTTTCTCGAGTTGTCGATATGAATCCTCGAATGTTCGCTTCAGGTCGAGAAGTGTCGCCGCGGAGGAGCCAAGCGCCCGCGGATCGACGTCAGCGCCGCCGGCCCGGGTGCTCGCCGTGCTCGAGCTCCCGGCGAGGCCGAAGCCGTATCGTGGGCGGTAAGTCGCGCTTCCGACCGCTGGTGAGAGGCGCTTACGCTCGCGGTATGGAACTGCGGCAGCTGCGCTATTTCGTGGCCGTCGCCGAGGAACTGCACTTCGGCCGCGCCGCCCAGCGGGTGCATATCTCGGGGCCGGCGCTGTCGCAGCAGATCCTCGCGCTGGAGCGCGAACTGGGCACCGACCTGTTCGTGCGCGACCGGCGCAGCGTCCGCCTCAACGAAGCGGGACGCTCCCTGCTCGCCGACGCCCGCCGGATCTTGTCGATGGCCGACGATGCCAAGCGCCGACTACAACGGGCCGCCGCGTCGAGCTCGCCGGTGCGCCTGGGCTACGTCAGCTGGTTACCCGAAGACATCACCGGCATCGTCGGCCCGTCCGTGGCGTTGCGCCTCGACGAATGGGTGTTGCCGTCGCACACGCAGGCCGACCGCGTCGCGGAAGGCACGCTCGACGTCGCGCTGGCGTGGGTCACCGCCGAACATATCGGCGCGCGGGAGCTGACCGCGCATCCGCTCCGTCTCGAGCCGTTGCACGCCGTCCTACCCGGGCAGAGTTCCTCGGAACCCGTTGCCGCCCAAGGTATCAAGGTGCTCGTCGACGCCGACGAGTCGGCATGGTCGTCGTGGAATCGATTCGCCGGGGACTTCGCCGCGCACACCGGCGCCCGCATCGTGAGGATCGACGACGGTGGCGTCACCGGGGTCGCGTTCTACGCTCATGTCCGCAGGATCGGCGCCCCGGTGCTGGCGTCACCCAAGCGGCACACCGCGGCACTTCCCCCGAGTCTGGGCCGGCGACCCGTCGCCGCGCCGGTACCCCTGTGGACGTGGTCGCTGCTGCACCGCAAGGACGACGACCGGCCCGGTGTTCGCGGTGTGGTGGAGTCCCTGCTGGCGGCCGCACGTGGCCGCGATTGGCTGACAGCGCCGGCCGAGCGGTGGTGGGTCCCGCCCGACGACCCACACCTGCGCGCCCTCAGCGACCTGCGGTAGGAATCCCGCCGAAGCACACGTAAGGGATTGGTCCTGGACGGCGGCCCGTAGGTGCGCTTCGGTGGATGTAGCACGGCGTGGGAGGCGAAAAATGGTGGCACACAAGTACCTTGTAGAGGAGCTGGCCGACTTCGTCGTCGGCGCGGAGCCCGCGGACCTGGCCGGCCGGGCCAGGGCGCTGCTCAAACGCAACGTGCTCGACAGCATCGCGTGCGCCGCCGGCTCGCTGGACGGCGAACTGATTCCGACCATCCGGCAACAGACCGACGAGTTCAGCGGCGTTCCCACGGCGACGCTGGTCGGCGGCGGCCGGGCGTCGGTGGACCAGGCCGCTTTCTTCAATGCGGTGCTGGTGCGCTACCCCGACCTGCTCGACACCTACCTGACTTCCGGAGGGCTGTGCCACCCCGCCGACAACTTCGGGCCGGTGCTGGCCGTGGCCGAGCACACCGGCGCCGGCGGGGGCGACTTCCTCCTCGCGCTCGCGATCGCCTACGAGGTTCAGTGTCGGTTCAGCGCTCAGGTTCCCGTCATGGCGCGTGGCCTCAATCATGCTCTGCAGCTGTCGATGTCGGTCGCCGCGGGCGCGGCGAAGCTGCTCGGGTTGGACGCCGAACAGACGGCCAACGCCATTGCGGCGGCCGCCGCCGACAACGTGTCGCTGGCGGCGGTGCACGCCGAGCCCGTCGCGCACTGGAAGGGCATCTCGCCGGCCATCACGGGCATGCGCGCGGTGTACACCACGATGCTGGCCCGCCGCGGCGTCACCGGGCCCAAGGCGCTGTTCGAAGGACCGCACGGCCTGACGCAGCTGTTCGAGCAGCCGATCGATCTGCGCACCGACGACCGCGCGCTCGCCTGCGTCGAGGAAACGTACCTGAAGAAGTACTGCGCGCTCATCCACGGCCAGGTCGTCATCGACGCCGTGCTCGCAATTCGCGGCGACCACGCTCTGCGCGGCCACGACGTCGCGCGGGTCGACCTCGAGGTGTTCCAGGGCGCGTATGACTTCGCCGGCGGCGGCGCCTACGGGGACAAGAGCCGGCCGCTGACCAAGGAGCAGGCCGACTACAACCTCAAGTATCTGAGCGCCGTGGCGCTTCTGGATGGGGGAGTCGGGCCCGAACAGCTGGAAAACGAACGGGTTCGGCGCGACGACGTGCAGGACCTGCTGGCCCGGGTGGACGTGAAGCCGGGCGCCGACCTGACCTCCGACTATCCCCGGCGCACCGCCGCGCGCGTACGCGTGGTGACCCGCGACGGGCGCGAATTCAGCAGGGAGCAAGCCGATTACGAGGGATCCCCGACGCGGCCCCTGTCCTGGGAGCGGGTCGTCGACAAGTTCGCCTGGCTCGCCGAGCCCTTCTGTGGCGAGGCGTTGCGGGCCGACATCGTCGCCGCGGTCGATCGGCTGGAGGACATCACCGTTGCGGACCTGGCCGGCCTGCTGGGGGCGGTGAGCCCCACTCCGCGTGTTCGGCGCAGTAGGCCGCGGTTCTGACCGTCGCGCGCGCCCCCTTGCGTGGCTCGCCGCCCGCGCTGGATGATCGGTGGCCATGCGCAACGATCGCGGCATCAACCGGTGGGAGCTGGTCACCTGCGGGATACAGGGACACGTCACCTATGCGCCCGACGACACGGCCCTCGCCGACAGGCTGAGCGGCAACACCGGACTGGGTGAGGTGTGGCGCTGCCTGCGCTGCGGAGAGTTCACCCTCGGGGAACCCGAGGGGCGCGGCCAGGCCGACGACGCGCCGATGATCTTGCGCGGCAAGGCTTTACGGCAGGCCATCATCCTTCGCGCCCTCGCGGTGGAGCGCCTCTTCCGGGCGGTGGCGATCGCCTTGGCGGCGTACGCGGTGTGGAAGTTCCGGGGCGCCCGCGGGGCCATCCAGGCCACCCTCGACCGTGACCTGCCGGTGTTCCGCGCGGCCGGATTCAGGGTCGATCAGATGACGATCGTGCACGAGCTGGAGAAGGCGCTCGCCGCACGCCCCTCCACCTTGGCGTTGCTGACCGCGATGCTGGCCGCCTACGCGCTCATCGAGGTGGTGGAGGCCGTCGGGCTGTGGCTGCTGAAGCGGTGGGGCGAGTATTTCGCCGTGGTGGCCACGTCGGTTTTCCTGCCGCTGGAGCTGCACGACCTGGCCAAGGGCATCACGATGACCCGATTGGTGACCTTCACCATCAACGTCGCCGCCGTGGTCTACCTGTTGGTGTCGAAGCGCCTGTTCGGCCTGCGCGGTGGGCGCAAGGCCTACGACGCGGAGCGGCGCGGCGAACAGTTGCTCGACGTGGAACGGGCCGCCGCCCGGGCGTGATCTCGCTCGGCTCGAACGGAGATTCCAATGGGCATCTACGCGATCACCGGATCGGGCTCGGGGATGGGCCGGGAGACCGCGCTGCGGCTCCGGGACGGTGGGCACACCGTGATCGGCGTCGACATCGAAGGCGCCGACGTCAGCGCCGACCTGTCGACCCCCGACGGGCGTCGGCGTGCCGCCGAGGGCGTCTTGGCGGCCTGCGGAGGCAAGCTCGACGGTGCCGTGCTGGCCGCCGGCCTGGGCCCGAGCCCGGGCCGGGACCGTCCGCGCATGATCGCCCAGGTCAACTACCTCGGGGTGGTCGAACCGCTGGTGGCCTGGCGGCCGGCGCTGGCGGCGGCCGACAAGGCGAAGGTCGTCGTCATTGCGAGCAATTCGGCGACGACTGTGCCGGCGGTGCCGCGGCGAACCGTGCGGGCATTGCTGGCGGACGACGCCGACAAGGCGGTGCGATCGGTACGGCTGCTCGGTCCGGCCGCACCGACGATGATGTATGCCGCATCGAAGATCGCGGTCAGCCGATGGGTCCGCCGGCATGCGGTGCTGTCCGAATGGGCCGGGGCGGGGGTGCGGCTGAACGCCCTAGCGCCCGGCGCCGTCATGACGCCGCTCCTGCAAGAGCAGTTGTCGAATCCCCGGCAGGCCAAGGCGGTTCGATCGTTTCCGGTGCCGGTCGGCGGCTTCGGTGAGGCGGGGCAGCTGGCCTCATGGATGTGCTTCATGCTGTCGGAGGCCGCCGATTTCCTGTGCGGGAGCGTCGTGTTCGTCGACGGTGGTACCGACGCCTATTTCCGGGCCGACGACTGGCCGAAACCGGTCCCGGCGCGCCGGCTGCCCGGTTACCTGCGTAGGTTCCGCGGTGTGTGACGGCGGCCGCGTATCGCCGCTCTTGTGGGTGACACCACAACCCGGCTTTCCGCGCCATTCACCCGGGCGCGGAGATCCTGTAAAGGGACTACCGTGCAATGCAATGAGTCGGCACACCCGCCGAACGGACGAAGGATCGATAGTGCCAACACTGCAGGCCCTGATCGGCCGAAGCGCCAGCCACCTCGATGTCG
This genomic window from Mycobacterium saskatchewanense contains:
- a CDS encoding sodium:proton exchanger, with the protein product MTMITDRPAAAASTKTHAGTRTLTRSALITAVFIVPAVVVRLLGLRPDPVAALLVFGAAVVAASFLLAWAAEAAQIDVSGGVAIAVLALVAVLPEYAVDLYYAYVSGHNADYTQYAAANMTGSNRLLMGLGWPVVVLVGVVAARRSGAGKAAGLALQPANRVELGFLLIAGLVAFIIPASGQIHLGLGLALLAWFGFYLYKVSHGDVEEPDLIGTAAALGELPDVGRRVAVVGLFLTSGAVILLCAKPFADNLVAAGTELGIDRFLLVQWLAPLASEAPEFIIAIIFAARGKGTAAIATLISSKVNQWTLLVGSLPVAHLLGGGGPTLALDSRQVEEVLLTATQTLMGVALILALRFPRSAAWALLVLFVVQFPIVSTNGRLLLCGVYTAVALAGLIVNHRHLAATLRAPFQGRAVRHSGHPHHEESVLPT
- a CDS encoding LysR family transcriptional regulator, with product MELRQLRYFVAVAEELHFGRAAQRVHISGPALSQQILALERELGTDLFVRDRRSVRLNEAGRSLLADARRILSMADDAKRRLQRAAASSSPVRLGYVSWLPEDITGIVGPSVALRLDEWVLPSHTQADRVAEGTLDVALAWVTAEHIGARELTAHPLRLEPLHAVLPGQSSSEPVAAQGIKVLVDADESAWSSWNRFAGDFAAHTGARIVRIDDGGVTGVAFYAHVRRIGAPVLASPKRHTAALPPSLGRRPVAAPVPLWTWSLLHRKDDDRPGVRGVVESLLAAARGRDWLTAPAERWWVPPDDPHLRALSDLR
- a CDS encoding MmgE/PrpD family protein → MVAHKYLVEELADFVVGAEPADLAGRARALLKRNVLDSIACAAGSLDGELIPTIRQQTDEFSGVPTATLVGGGRASVDQAAFFNAVLVRYPDLLDTYLTSGGLCHPADNFGPVLAVAEHTGAGGGDFLLALAIAYEVQCRFSAQVPVMARGLNHALQLSMSVAAGAAKLLGLDAEQTANAIAAAAADNVSLAAVHAEPVAHWKGISPAITGMRAVYTTMLARRGVTGPKALFEGPHGLTQLFEQPIDLRTDDRALACVEETYLKKYCALIHGQVVIDAVLAIRGDHALRGHDVARVDLEVFQGAYDFAGGGAYGDKSRPLTKEQADYNLKYLSAVALLDGGVGPEQLENERVRRDDVQDLLARVDVKPGADLTSDYPRRTAARVRVVTRDGREFSREQADYEGSPTRPLSWERVVDKFAWLAEPFCGEALRADIVAAVDRLEDITVADLAGLLGAVSPTPRVRRSRPRF
- a CDS encoding DUF2127 domain-containing protein; translation: MRNDRGINRWELVTCGIQGHVTYAPDDTALADRLSGNTGLGEVWRCLRCGEFTLGEPEGRGQADDAPMILRGKALRQAIILRALAVERLFRAVAIALAAYAVWKFRGARGAIQATLDRDLPVFRAAGFRVDQMTIVHELEKALAARPSTLALLTAMLAAYALIEVVEAVGLWLLKRWGEYFAVVATSVFLPLELHDLAKGITMTRLVTFTINVAAVVYLLVSKRLFGLRGGRKAYDAERRGEQLLDVERAAARA
- a CDS encoding SDR family oxidoreductase; protein product: MGIYAITGSGSGMGRETALRLRDGGHTVIGVDIEGADVSADLSTPDGRRRAAEGVLAACGGKLDGAVLAAGLGPSPGRDRPRMIAQVNYLGVVEPLVAWRPALAAADKAKVVVIASNSATTVPAVPRRTVRALLADDADKAVRSVRLLGPAAPTMMYAASKIAVSRWVRRHAVLSEWAGAGVRLNALAPGAVMTPLLQEQLSNPRQAKAVRSFPVPVGGFGEAGQLASWMCFMLSEAADFLCGSVVFVDGGTDAYFRADDWPKPVPARRLPGYLRRFRGV